In the Podospora pseudocomata strain CBS 415.72m chromosome 5, whole genome shotgun sequence genome, one interval contains:
- a CDS encoding hypothetical protein (EggNog:ENOG503P7XS), whose amino-acid sequence MCDYTQREYSCGHFRWIASKWCRDYTLTHKRCQPNVTHFEYRAEELCGECKPKTYPPWEHMIKRSNKQTLY is encoded by the exons ATGTGCGACTACACTCAACGAGAATACTCATGCGGTCACTTCCGCTGGATCGCCTCCAAATGGTGCCGGGATTACACTCTCACTCACAAGAGATGCCAACCCAACGTCACTCACTTTGAGTACCGAGCAGAGGAGCTCTGTG GGGAGTGCAAACCAAAGACCTACCCCCCATGGGAGCACATGATCAAGCGCTCCAACAAGCAGACCCTCTACTAA